From the genome of Methanoregula boonei 6A8:
GGGAAGGTGGCAGGGAAGGGGTATTGGCACTCAGGGACGCAGTGGCCGGCCTTACTTTCAGACCGGTCATTTTCGGAAGGGGAGGGGGAGAAGATCTTGCAGACGGCCTTGGGGTAAGCAGTACCCGTGATGTTCCGGGTGTGGAAGAGATGATCAGGCACGCACGGAATGCCGGAAAAAAAATAGCATTCCATGCGGGTGAGCGGGACCGTGGCGACATTGATGCAGCCCTCTCCTTTGAACCGGATCTTCTCATCCACATGACTCATGCAACAAAAAGGCAGCTCAGGGCATGTGCGGAACAGGAGATCCCGATCGTGGTCTGCCCCCGGTCCAACTGGGTACTGGGCGTGACCTCATCGGCACGCCATCCCCCAGTCCGGACCATGATCGAGCTGGGGTGCACCCTCCTGCTTGGAACAGACAATGTAATGTTTATCCCCCCGGATATGTTCTCGGAGATGGCATTTCTCTCAACGATCTACCATCTCGATCCCCGGGTTATCCTCCGATCTGCGGTTGCAGGATCGGAACTGACCCGTACACCATTTTTCATCCGTAAAGGTGCCCGCGCAGCCTTTTTTACGTTCGATCCGGCCCAATCCGCGCTTGTATGCAGCCGCGACCCGGTCGCATCTCTGGTAAAACGCGCTCAAACGGGCATGCGCGGGAATAACGTTTTTAATTTGAAAACTCAATAAAAATGGCATGTTTGTTTCGGGTGATGCCAATGTTTACTAACATACTTGTTGCCATCGATGGTTCAAAGGCAAGCGATCAGGCTATCGAACGGGCTGTCGACGAAGCAAAATTATGGAACGCACGGCTTCATGCAGTATACGTGGTAGAAACGGGCCTTTTTACATCACTCCCCTCAGACAATACCGTAGAACTCATGTACCGTGCGCTTGAAACCGAGGGGAATGCAGTCCTTGAAAAAGCAAAAAAAATCGCAGCAAAAAATGGTGTAACTCTTACTCCGCACTTAAAGCAGGGACACGCCGGGAGCGAGATTCTGGCTCTGGCCGCAAAAGAGAAGGCCGACCTTATCGTTTCTGGTTCCCACGGTAAGAGCAGGACCGACAGCATTCTCTTAGGAAGCGTCAGCACCTATATTACTACACACAGCCCGGTCACGACCATGGTGGTGAGATCATAACCGACATGCTTGTTAAAGACTACATGACGTCCGATGTCGTCCATGTCGATATCCCCGGCAACCGCGACGATGTTCTCAAGATCCTCAAACGCACCGGCATCTCAGGAGTACCCGTTCTCAAGAACAAGAAGCTGGTCGGCATCATCACCCGTAAGGATCTCCTGCGAAAACCCGAGGAAACCCAGCTCGGCCTCCTCATGACCTCAAAGCCGATAACCATCGGCCCTGATGCAGATATCCGGGAGGCGGCCCGGCTGCTGGTTTCCCACCGGATCCGAAGGTTACCGGTGGTAGAGGACAACAAGCTGATCGGCCTGATCTCAGTTGCCGACCTCATCCACGCGATTGCCCAGATGAAGATAAAAGATGAGATCAAAGATCTCTATACAAGTACAACCTTTGCACTCTGGGAAGACACCCCGCTCCCGCTTGTAGGAAGGGTCATGGAGATCTCCGGTGTGGACGCAATCCCGATCCTCAATTCTGACAGTGTCCTCCAGGGCATCATCTCAGAACGTGACCTGATCCGGCACTCGTCAATCGAAGACTCTGTCGGCGTTTCCGACTTCTCGAACGGTACAGATGATGACGAGTGGACCTGGGAGAGCATCCGCGACAACCACTCCATCAGTTTTGGCATCTCCCGGGTGCAGCTGCCCAACCGGCCGGTGAAACTGGCCATGGTAAAGAATGTCGTGGCAGTTCCCAAGAACTCCGAAGTGAGCGAATGTGCGCTCAAGATGCGGAGATCGCGGGTCGACCAGCTCCCGGTGGTCAACGGGGATAAAAGGCTGTCAGCCATGCTCTTTGACCGGGAACTTATCCGGGCCCTCTGCAAAGAGGATACGGAATAACAACCTTTAAGTTCCCCGGTGTCATTTTACCTATAAAACGCTTTTAATTGATTTTAGGCGTTCATTTGTTTTTGAGGTGTTGATATGCCTGAACAATATCAGGAATCTATGACAGGGACGACAACGGTAGGTCTGGTATTTGCCGGAGGGGTGATCCTTGCCACGGAGAAGCGTGCGACCATGGGATATATGATCGCAAGCAAGCGTGCAAAGAAGGTCTACCAGATCGCCGACCGTATCGGCATGACAATTGCCGGCGGGGTCGGGGATGCACAGCAGCTGGCCCGGATCATTACCGTTGAATGCAACCTGTACCAGATACGCAGGTCACGGGAGATCACGGTAGGGGCCGCATCTACGCTCCTTTCCAACTACTTAAACCAGAACCGGTACTTCCCGTACTACGTCCAGTTGCTGGTCGGCGGAATTGACGATCACGGGCCAAGCGTCTACTCGGTGGATGCAATGGGAGGGGCCACAAAGGAGGAGGACATTGTCTCCACCGGTTCCGGCTCGCCCATGGCCTACGGTGTGCTGGAAGACCGGTACCGCCCGGGGATGAACGAGGATGAGGCAGTCGAACTTGCGGTCCGTGCCCTGCGGTCGGCCATGAAGCGCGATGCCGGATCCGGCGAAGGAATCCATGTTGTGGTCATCACCAAAGACAGATACGAAAATGTCAGTGAGGAGACCATAAAAAAACACCTCGCCAAAACTATCGCATAATCTCTTTTTAGGACGTTTACAGTTATGTTGATTGAAGATCGGTTAAAAGAGCTCAGGGATAAGATCAACGAGCGGGTGCCTTCGGGAATCCGGGTCACCGAGGTTGAATTTGAAGGGCCCGAACTTGTGATCTACACGGATGATCCCAAACGGTTTGCCGATGAAGCCGACCTGATCCGGGTCCTGGCACGCGATCTGCGCAAGCGGATCGTTGTCCGTCCCACTATCCTTGAGGATCCTGAGAAAGCGGCAAACGAGATCCGGGCGGTTGTACCGGATTCCTCAGGTATCACGGATATTTTCTTTGACGCGGATACCGGGGAAGTTCTTATCGAGGCAGAAAAACCCGGTGTAGTTATCGGGAAAAACGGGATCACGCTGCGCGAGATCACCAAGCATATAGGCTGGACGCCAAAAGTGGTCCGCACCCCGCCAATTGAAAGTTCCACGGTCAAGCAGGTCCGGCAGTACCTGCGCTCGGTCAACGAGGAACGGAAAACGTTTTTGCGTACCATCGGGCGCCGGATCCACCGCGATATCCCGGGCCGGGACGAAACCAACAAGGATGCACCAAGGAAAGACCAGTGGGTCCGGGTCACGACCCTTGGCTGCTGCCGTGAAGTAGGCCGGGCAGCCTTCCTCTTAACCACCCCTGACAGCCGTGTGCTCATCGACTGCGGGGAAAAACCGGACAATGCCGGCGGGACCCCATACCTCTATGTCCCCGAGATCCACCCCCTCGCCCAGCTCGATGCCGTGGTCCTTACCCATGCCCACCTCGATCACTGTGCACTCATACCCCTCCTGTACAAATACGGGTACGAGGGCCCGGTATATTCCACCCCGCCAACCCGGGATCTCTCGGCGATGCTCCAGCTGGATTACCTGGATGTCATCAACAAGGAGGATCGCAAGATCCCCTACAGTTCAAATGAGGTCAAGACCTACATCCGGCACTCGATTACCCTCAATTACGGCAGCGTGACCGATATCGCCCCTGACATCAAGCTCACCTTCCATAATGCAGGCCATATCCTTGGCTCCGCCATCGCACATTTCCACATCGGAGACGGGCTGTACAACATCGCATTTACCGGGGACTTCAACTACAGCAAAAGCAGGCTTTTTAACCCGGCCATTAACCAGTTCCCGCGCCTCGAAGCCCTCTTCATGGAGAGCACCTATGGCGGTTCCAATGATTTCCAGCCGGCACGCTCGGACGCAGAATTGAAGCTCTACGAGACAATCAACAAGGTACTCTCGCGGGGCGGCAAAGTGATCATTCCAGCATTTGCCGTGGGCAGGTCACAGGAAGTCATGCTTGCCCTTGAAGAGGGGATGCGTCTTGGAAAAATCCCGCATGTCAAGATCTACCTCGACGGCATGATCCGCGAGGCAACAGCCATCCATACTACCTACCCGGAGTACCTCAACAATGACCTCCGGAACCTGATATTCCGGGAGGGGATGAACCCCTTCCTTGCCGAGTGCTTCCAGCAGGTGGACTCATCCGAGCTCCGCGAGAAGGTGATCAACGGCGATCCGTGCGTTATTATCTCCACAAGCGGGATGCTCAACGGCGGACCGGTCATGGAATACCTCCTTAACCTTGCCGAGGATGAGAAGAATGCGCTCGTCTTTGTCGGGTACCAGGCTGATGGAACGCAGGGCAGGCGCATCCAGAAGGGGTGGCGCGAGGTACCCCTGGGCCGGAAGGGCACGATCACAATTAACCTCGAGATTGACACCATCGACGGCTTCTCAGGGCACTCTGACAGGCGCCAGCTGATGAACTACATCGGCCAGATCCAGCCCCGGCCCGAGAAGATCTTCTGTATTCACGGCGATGAGAACAACACCATCGATCTTGCCAGTTCCATCTACAAACGTTACCATATCCAGACGCACTCTCCGATGAACCTGGAAACGTACCGCATGGTATAACACTGAACTATCAATGAAGGCATACCTCGCTGTCATTTGTCTGGGCGTCTTTGCGCTGATGGCACTTTCAAATGCGATCGTCCCGGTGCTTCCTGCATTTGCACCGGGAGCGGCAGAGGAGGGCGCCATCTATGCTGCCTATTTTCTTGGTGCCTTCCTCTTCACGCTCCCCGGGGGCATTCTTTCCGACAGATACGGCAGGGTGCCGGTGATCCGCGCCGGCCTTGTGCTGACGGTGATAAGCGGGGCCCTGCTTTTCTGCGCATCGGGGCCCCTGCCGGTGATCGCGCTTCGCTTCATTGAGGGTCTCGGAGCCGGTCTTTTTATCGCGGCAGGGATGTCGTATATCAACTCGCAACCAAACCACACCCGCCTGAGTGGTTATTACCTGGCCATGCTCAATGTGGGGCTGGTGGCCGGTCTTGCGATTTCGGGATGGCTTGCCACCCGGTTTAGTGAGCCAGCACTGGGAATCGGCGTTTTTACCCTAATTTCCCTTGGGGCACTTGCCGCAGGCCTCATCATCCGCGAAACACCGGTGGCACATTCCTGCACCGCTGCCAGCCCCCGACAGGATCTCCGGGGGATTGCCGCGCTCATTCGTGCCCATGTACGGTTGTGGTATTCTGCGATTGTCCTTGTGGGGATCACCGGCGTGATCTCGTCACTGTACCCGGGTTTCTCAAAAGAACCGGCAGATGTCCTTGGTATCTGGCTCGCGGCGATGAGCGTGGCTACAATTATTACGGTGCTGGTGATCTCCCGATTTCCCCTGCCTGCACGGGATACTATCCGGTGGTCAGCGGTCCTTATGGCCGGGGGGGTTCTTCTCTCCTTTGTTTCTCCCTTTGGTTTTGTGGTGCTCGGGGCCCTTGCCGGTATCGTGATGGTTGCCCAGATGGCGATCCTCGCAGGAGAACAGGACCGGCAGGGGCTGGTCATGGGCCTGTTTTCTACCGCAAGTTACCTGGGTATGACTATCCTGCCGTTTATTGCCGGGATCCTTGCTGAAGGAGCAGGGTATCCTTACGCATTCGTTTTCACCGCAATCCTTGGCGGAACGGTAGCATTTTTGATCTGCGGCAGGCGCTGCAACCCGGCCCCGACAGGAATGTAAACCACGCCAGACCGTTAGGGTAAAACAATACCTTCATCTGTTACAAAAGAGCATTTTCGGATATGCAGATGAGCACAAAAGCTGGTATGCTGGTCCTTGTTCTCCTTATTCTCATTCCCGCGGTGGCAGCTGAGGATGCTACGGACTGGTACACCAAAGCCCAGAACGCTGCTTCAGCAGGCGACTATACCGATGCAGTGATCTATTACACCAATGCAATCAGTCTCAATCCTACCTATGATGCCGCATACGCCGGGGAGGCGGCGGCACTTAATTCACTCGGGCAGTATTCCGCGGCACTTACCGCAGCAAACCAGGCCCTTGCAATCCGTTCAAGTCCCACAGCGCTTGGAGCGCAGGCGGATGCCCTTTTTTACCTGGGCAGGTACAATGACGCGATCGGGGCTTATACCAATTATACTGCAGTCGTAACCAATCAACAATCGGCATACTGCAATCTTGCATATTCCTATGTTCAGGTCAACTATACAACACAGGCACTTGCCACGTATTCCCAATGTACAAATCTTAACCCAAATGATCCATTGGTATGGAACCAGATTGGCCTTGTGGATATGTCCTTGGGCAAGTATACTGATGCCCTGAATGCATTTAACAAGGCAACTGCTCTTACCGTCAATAATGCTGAGATCTGGAACAACAAAGGAGAGGCACTTGTTGCACTGGGCCGGTATCAGGATGCAGTTCCCTGCTTTAACACCGCGCTCACGTTGAATCCGACCTACACTGCAGCACAGGAAAACCTGAATGCGGCCATGGGCAAGGGCCAGGTCTATACGTATACAATGACACCCACCCCGACAGAGTCCCGCTGGTACCTGGGAGGGATTACCCCAACAAGCGCAACCCCGACTGAAGTTGCAGTATCCCTTGAAAATATTACCCAGGTTGTCCAGACAGCAACGCCGGTTACTACAATCCAGGCAACAACACCTGTCCCGACACGGACCACGTATACGCCGCTCTCACCAGTTCCGGTGCTTGCGGGCCTTGGTTTTGCAGTATTCCTTCTGGTCCGGATCAGGAGAGGTAAGAACCGGTGAGTTTCTAAAAAAAACAGGAAGCTCATTTTCTTTTTATCGTTTAGGACAGGTGTGAACTATACTCCCGCATAACCCGCAGATAAATTTCTGCGGCTTTTTTGAGTGCTGCAACAGAAACCCGTTCATTGATCCCATGCAGCGTGGCTAGATCGCCGGGACCATACTCGATCACCCGGAATCCCGCTGCACGCAGGTGCCGGGCATCGCTTGCCGCCCACTGGAGGATTGGGCTCGCAGGTCTGCCCTGCACGGCACTGACCTCCCGACAGACCACGGAAACAAAATCACAGAGAGGATCGGTCAGGGAAGGCTCATGAAGGGCTTTCCTGACAAGCGCGGCATGGGGTGCGTGAGCCATAATCCCTTCAACCAGCATCCGTATATCGCATCCCCACGGGATACGCAGTTCAAGATCGAGATTGCAATGCTGGGCCACAATGTTGACCTTCTCCCCTCCGGCTATTATGCCGGGGTTAAACGACACCCGCTCCAGGATATCCCCTCCCTTATCTAACCCGAACTCTTCGGCAAAGACTGCTGACGAAGACCTGATCAGGTCCCTGAGATCTTCATCCAGGGAAAAAACATGATCGGGAAGACCCCTGACATATTCAAGCAGGTGTACGGCTTCCATAACTGCACTCCTCCCCACGAGGGGATACAGGGACCCATGGCCGGGTTTCCCGGTAAACCGGAGTTCAAGCCGGCAGAGCCCCTTCTGCCCGATGCAGGGATGCAGGGCAGGAGAGGGTTCGGCAATCAGGCAATCACAGGGAGGAAGAAGACCTTTTTCAAGCAGGAGCCTTACTCCGTACTCGCCT
Proteins encoded in this window:
- a CDS encoding amidohydrolase family protein codes for the protein MQAGQVLSGQAIVGEELALRPVDIVIEGDRITAIEENPRAPPVWICPAFFNAHTHLGDTIAMDCGSTGDLVSLVTPPDGLKHRLLAAATKKDLTAGMRASVTGMIRSGTLGCADFREGGREGVLALRDAVAGLTFRPVIFGRGGGEDLADGLGVSSTRDVPGVEEMIRHARNAGKKIAFHAGERDRGDIDAALSFEPDLLIHMTHATKRQLRACAEQEIPIVVCPRSNWVLGVTSSARHPPVRTMIELGCTLLLGTDNVMFIPPDMFSEMAFLSTIYHLDPRVILRSAVAGSELTRTPFFIRKGARAAFFTFDPAQSALVCSRDPVASLVKRAQTGMRGNNVFNLKTQ
- a CDS encoding universal stress protein, giving the protein MFTNILVAIDGSKASDQAIERAVDEAKLWNARLHAVYVVETGLFTSLPSDNTVELMYRALETEGNAVLEKAKKIAAKNGVTLTPHLKQGHAGSEILALAAKEKADLIVSGSHGKSRTDSILLGSVSTYITTHSPVTTMVVRS
- a CDS encoding CBS domain-containing protein, translating into MLVKDYMTSDVVHVDIPGNRDDVLKILKRTGISGVPVLKNKKLVGIITRKDLLRKPEETQLGLLMTSKPITIGPDADIREAARLLVSHRIRRLPVVEDNKLIGLISVADLIHAIAQMKIKDEIKDLYTSTTFALWEDTPLPLVGRVMEISGVDAIPILNSDSVLQGIISERDLIRHSSIEDSVGVSDFSNGTDDDEWTWESIRDNHSISFGISRVQLPNRPVKLAMVKNVVAVPKNSEVSECALKMRRSRVDQLPVVNGDKRLSAMLFDRELIRALCKEDTE
- the psmB gene encoding archaeal proteasome endopeptidase complex subunit beta, which produces MPEQYQESMTGTTTVGLVFAGGVILATEKRATMGYMIASKRAKKVYQIADRIGMTIAGGVGDAQQLARIITVECNLYQIRRSREITVGAASTLLSNYLNQNRYFPYYVQLLVGGIDDHGPSVYSVDAMGGATKEEDIVSTGSGSPMAYGVLEDRYRPGMNEDEAVELAVRALRSAMKRDAGSGEGIHVVVITKDRYENVSEETIKKHLAKTIA
- a CDS encoding beta-CASP ribonuclease aCPSF1 produces the protein MLIEDRLKELRDKINERVPSGIRVTEVEFEGPELVIYTDDPKRFADEADLIRVLARDLRKRIVVRPTILEDPEKAANEIRAVVPDSSGITDIFFDADTGEVLIEAEKPGVVIGKNGITLREITKHIGWTPKVVRTPPIESSTVKQVRQYLRSVNEERKTFLRTIGRRIHRDIPGRDETNKDAPRKDQWVRVTTLGCCREVGRAAFLLTTPDSRVLIDCGEKPDNAGGTPYLYVPEIHPLAQLDAVVLTHAHLDHCALIPLLYKYGYEGPVYSTPPTRDLSAMLQLDYLDVINKEDRKIPYSSNEVKTYIRHSITLNYGSVTDIAPDIKLTFHNAGHILGSAIAHFHIGDGLYNIAFTGDFNYSKSRLFNPAINQFPRLEALFMESTYGGSNDFQPARSDAELKLYETINKVLSRGGKVIIPAFAVGRSQEVMLALEEGMRLGKIPHVKIYLDGMIREATAIHTTYPEYLNNDLRNLIFREGMNPFLAECFQQVDSSELREKVINGDPCVIISTSGMLNGGPVMEYLLNLAEDEKNALVFVGYQADGTQGRRIQKGWREVPLGRKGTITINLEIDTIDGFSGHSDRRQLMNYIGQIQPRPEKIFCIHGDENNTIDLASSIYKRYHIQTHSPMNLETYRMV
- a CDS encoding MFS transporter, which translates into the protein MKAYLAVICLGVFALMALSNAIVPVLPAFAPGAAEEGAIYAAYFLGAFLFTLPGGILSDRYGRVPVIRAGLVLTVISGALLFCASGPLPVIALRFIEGLGAGLFIAAGMSYINSQPNHTRLSGYYLAMLNVGLVAGLAISGWLATRFSEPALGIGVFTLISLGALAAGLIIRETPVAHSCTAASPRQDLRGIAALIRAHVRLWYSAIVLVGITGVISSLYPGFSKEPADVLGIWLAAMSVATIITVLVISRFPLPARDTIRWSAVLMAGGVLLSFVSPFGFVVLGALAGIVMVAQMAILAGEQDRQGLVMGLFSTASYLGMTILPFIAGILAEGAGYPYAFVFTAILGGTVAFLICGRRCNPAPTGM
- a CDS encoding tetratricopeptide repeat protein; amino-acid sequence: MQMSTKAGMLVLVLLILIPAVAAEDATDWYTKAQNAASAGDYTDAVIYYTNAISLNPTYDAAYAGEAAALNSLGQYSAALTAANQALAIRSSPTALGAQADALFYLGRYNDAIGAYTNYTAVVTNQQSAYCNLAYSYVQVNYTTQALATYSQCTNLNPNDPLVWNQIGLVDMSLGKYTDALNAFNKATALTVNNAEIWNNKGEALVALGRYQDAVPCFNTALTLNPTYTAAQENLNAAMGKGQVYTYTMTPTPTESRWYLGGITPTSATPTEVAVSLENITQVVQTATPVTTIQATTPVPTRTTYTPLSPVPVLAGLGFAVFLLVRIRRGKNR
- a CDS encoding M20/M25/M40 family metallo-hydrolase, encoding MMEPDIICSDLVSMRSENPPGDTSGPIGYIRDFLTDRGIKSDIICSPGGRCNLVTRGDPRSLMLCGHVDVVPALEEGWERPPFSGAIEEGYVWGRGTSDMKGGVAAILSACDTLLEAGEPLPATLLFVCDEETGGEYGVRLLLEKGLLPPCDCLIAEPSPALHPCIGQKGLCRLELRFTGKPGHGSLYPLVGRSAVMEAVHLLEYVRGLPDHVFSLDEDLRDLIRSSSAVFAEEFGLDKGGDILERVSFNPGIIAGGEKVNIVAQHCNLDLELRIPWGCDIRMLVEGIMAHAPHAALVRKALHEPSLTDPLCDFVSVVCREVSAVQGRPASPILQWAASDARHLRAAGFRVIEYGPGDLATLHGINERVSVAALKKAAEIYLRVMREYSSHLS